ACTAGTTTTATTGATGGCTTCTATTCGTTGGATACCATTCTACGTCCTGAAAAAAGGGTTCATCGGATCCTCTGACTGAGCAGATCAAATATCCACCGTTCACTGGATGATCAGAGTTATAAAGTGAACTGGTCACCAAAAGGTGGCTCTGGTACGACTCATTTTTAGCCATTGGATGCATTACATAATTATTTTTAATGCTACAAACAGCCCTGCAAGAGCCTGTTGGTGATACGTTCTGTATATCAGGGTAATTCAATTCTGAGTATCAAGTTTCGtacgctgccagagtattaaattaCTCACCTTCTCATCGCTCCTCCTTCCTCATCAGTAACTACATGATACGTGGCAAGACACGTGTTTcaaattctgacaagtgggccacTGGATGAGTGGTCTGTTACGTAGATCCGTGCATGGATTCTGCCTATAATTTTCTTCATGATAGGATAACTTTTAAGCATTTGCTTTGAGGCTTACAGATGGAGGGTCAAGGATAGAAATATATCGGCGGTCTACATTCAACTGAAAATAATCCTAATATTGGTAGCTATGATCAtccgaccattaaaatttttgatACTTTCTCCATCGACGGTGGCAGCCAACAGATAGATGGTACGGATTTCGATCCttaggccccacttgtcagaaccgAAATGGAAATGCACTGTGCAAAGATGCACGCGTGATATATCATTCCTAAGCGAATATCAAGTCCACGTACGTGGAATTATGGCCACGGATTCTTGCACAATAAATACGGGTTCTCATTTATGGCAACTACGTCCGTAAATTACGAATCAAGCCCGTTGGTTTATTGATAAATCACCACAAAAATCTCCAAATACCAAGATTTGGACGACCAATTAAAAATGGGCCGTTGATGAATTTTTCTATTTAGCAATATAACTAGTTCATTAATAGAAATTTTGTAATTTACTCTAAAGAGATAGTCCATCCACGTTGGTATGCAATGGACCAATGGACTTGATTACAAAACCAACGGCCCTATTTTCCAGAATAGACAACGCGTGTATATTGTGCAAAGATGCGGGCCATGCGTATGATATAATTCCTTCCCACGCACTCCATCTCCTACACCTCGTCGTTAAAAAACAGATCTCACACGATGTTGTATGTAAGATTACCATACAGCGCTTTTATTTTCCATTgaaaaggaaattatacataacATCCGAACCATCTAAACGATGGGAAGAATTATTAAGATAAGTTTAAAGATAACAAGGATGTTCATTCATTATGATAGATCCACCATTCGAATCAATATATATTCAATGAAATATCTCAATGAATGTTGTTTTTAACTACATAATTTCAATAaggataataataatagtaaattaTACATATTTAACGGATCAGATAtttcacaattaaataataattaattggtaagtgaagatgatgtatgtttttttaataTACAGCATTGTAGATGATCTTTCTCTCAGAAAGATTACAtttcaaggaaaaaaataaaaaagaaaaaggaaaggaacctTTTTATCTATAGCTTTGTTAAGCCCACACGCATCTAATGTACTCGCACAAAATTGTGATTGTATTGAAGATAAATAAAAGATCCAGTCCAATCGTCGAGAGGGACCCACTATTTTTATATTCCTTCCAAATAATCAGATTGTTTCATAGTTATTTATGAAGAAAATTGATTGAAATTTTCTAAAACGTTAATATGTTTCTAACATAGAGACCCAACTGACGAGTAGAACAATCTAATTTTTGGTAGAAAAAATATATCATGTCCAGATCACACgcgatggacggattagatatccTAAGTGTCTGAAACGACGTGCAGATGTGGTGGCGTGTAGATTGTGTAATACGTACACGAGTGTGGCGCGGACAGCTCCATCTCAGCTCTCTCAAGTAGAGCGGATCTCACAAAAAAAACAGCTAGAAAGGGTTAgggtttctctccctctctctccctctccctctctcgaatGTCTTCTCCGCCCGTTATCCGGCCAGATATGAACTCGCACGAAAAATCCGAGCCGTCCACGATGGAATCCGAGCCACCATCGCCATTGATGACGGACCATTTCGATCGACTTCCTGACTCGCTGCTTCTTCTGGTTTTCAACAAGATCGGGGACGTCAAAGCGCTGGGCCGCTGCTGCGTCGTCTCCCGTCGATTCCATTGCCTGGTCCCACAGGTGGATAACGTTGTCGTCAAGGTCGATTGCGTCATCTCCGATGACAATTCCGACACCTCTTCCTCCCcttcatcctcatcttcctcccCCACCGACAAGGGTAAATCCGTCTTTTCCAACCTCGTCCGCCTCGTCCTCATGAAGCCCCTCCAATTCCTCGGCCAATTCCTCTGCCCAAAGAAACCCATCTCCCCCAACGACGTTCTCTCCCGCCCTGAGGCGGCGGGCGGCAGCGACGTGTCCCACCATTCCCCCACTGAGGTCCTGAAGAACTTCAACGAGATCCGACGGTTGAGGATCGAGCTTCCTGGTGGGGAATTGGGAATTGATGATGTTCTTCTCAAATGGAAGGCTGATTTTGGGTCCACCCTCGATAGATGTGTCATTCTCGGAGCATCATCTGTTCTTGCCCCCAGCCTGGCTGCGGCGTCTGCGGCAGAAAAATCCACGGCTGTGCGTGATGATGCGAGCTGCGGCGGTGGGGAGGATAATGGGAGCATTCCAGAATCGTTCTACACCAATGGTGAATTGAAGCTGCGAGTGGTCTGGACGATCAGCTCCTTGATTGCGGCATCGGCCCGGCATTACTTGCTGCAGCAGATCATCGCGGAGCATGGGACGCTGGAGAGCTTGGTGCTGACGGACTCGGACGGTCAAGGGGTGCTGAGGATGGACAGGGAGCAGCTGGAGGAGCTGAGGGTTAAGCCACTGTCGGCATCGGCATCAGCGAATAGAACGCTCGTCCCAGCCCTCAACATGAGGCTCTGGTATGCCCCTTACCTGGAGCTGCCGGATGGGACTGTGCTCATGGGCGCCACACTGGTCGCGATACGACCCAGCGAGCAGACGGGGAGGAAGAGGGAGCCTTTGGATGGGGGGTGTTGGGTGTCATCTGCATTTGAGGAGCCATATGGGACGGCGGCGAGGCTGCTTGTCAAGAGACGGACATACTGCCTTGAGATGAATTCGTTCTGAGATGTGGGGACTCTTTGTAGGAAATTGAGGTAATTTCCACTGATTCTGCCCTTTTCAATATCTCagtagagaaggaagaagaaggtgaAGGACTAAAAGAGATGAGATTTGCATGGAAATGGGGGGAATATGACTGTTTACTGATTTTTCCTTATTTGGGTTGTTTTTGTTTATTGCGGATGCTGTTCGGATTCAATCTATGGGACTGAACTTAGGCCGGGAAGATGAATTGTATGAAGCAGATGTAATGCTTCTGGCTTCTAATGCTTTTTCCTTAGAATGAAATCTAGCATTAGATTGTAGTTCtgtttgatgatgatgagaatGTTATGACGATCGTATCCTTGAATTGGAGATGATTTTGTATATAAACGTTTTTGGTTTTCTTCATCTGATAAATAGTCTCTTTGGATAGTGGTTTTTTAATTAATGTTGAAGTAACTGAAGTTCTTCATTCAGTATTGACAATTGAGCTGCTTGTTTTATGATTTTCACGGCTTTCATGGAAATTTTAGTATTAGTCAAATGTTGTACAGAAAACGGAATGTAGGTATTTCAGTATGCAGATAAAAGAACAGATTTCCAGGTTGTCTTGTTGATCTGGTTTGGTTTTAGCTAGATGAATTCAATGCAGTAGATCTAATGCATTAATCGTCTCAGGACTTGCTCTTGATTATTAAGGCGGTTTGCTCTTGGGATCTTTTGctttttccttttcagtattgaaCTGATCCTGCATTGTTTGGATTGGATATATTGTTGCCGACAAATGGTAATCTGATTGCCTCCTTGGATTGGATATATTGTTGCCGTTtgtaaggttgtgtttggattcTCAATTGAATTGACTTTGGCTGCTACGCTTGACTCAGATCAGAATGAGGAAGTTCCAATGCTTTAATTCttccttgaaatgcatggaattgacaacCTTGTCAAGCTATAAGGGTGCTGCTGCCTGGTTTCTACGCAGTTCCCTTCCCCTTCTAATGAATTGCGAATAAGTCAATAAAGCGTCCAAACACatcgttttttttttgtttttttgcattCTGgtggtgatgtttgtgggaagGAAAACAAGCGGTGAAGTTGTAAATTTGAATGTTCTGTTGATCTGTATATGTCCTAGAGTCTTGTTCTTTGCTTTTCGCCGGGATTGTTTTCTGCTTGTGCTTTACCCAACCATGTTGTGGAATTTCAGGATGGCAGGATGCATATTAGAGAGGAAAGAGGGAAGGTGGGCATTTCAGGTGGTGGACGATGCGGATTTTGGCCTTTGGACAACTTAAAAGTCTTCTATCCAGTGGTAACACATTTCCTCTAGTTGATATGATCATCCCTGTTGACTGAGCTGTGCTTGTTGTATTGCCTTGTACTGAGATATGTATgcgtctttttcttttccttcatgAGATGGCTATCACATCCAGCTGCACTTGTTTCACAGGATCTTGTAGATAACACTCTTTCACTTCAGTTATGATCTCCTTACTCTGTGAATATTGATATTGTATGGATGATCTGAGGTCTTCTGTTAAAATCATTCTCGAGCAGATTTCTTGCATGCATCTGTGTCATGGTTAATGTGTTTGCAGCTTTTAACTGACTTAAAAGAGTACTTAGTGGGATTTGGGCTATTATGTTagcatgtgtttggatgcaccatcaaATTAAATTACAATTCTCAATCTCAGagtgagaaaaaaataatttgtaatttgatttctTAGCTTTCAAAGGGAGGgtttgggctccaaattgcaatccaCACATACTTCAAAGTTGAAGTTGAAATGTCGCTGCAAATGCGGGACTATATTCGCATTTGAGGACAAGCCTCGTCCCACTGATTTGGGATTGGCGGTAAGAATTCACATGATTGCTTGGTGGAAGTTCAGCGACGGGCTGCATTGAAGGTGTGGCCTTTGAATTGCCATCAGAACCACCCTGGCCTAACTCAGCCATGGTGGAGAATGTGCATGGTTTCCACCTGATGGGCTGTCCATCAGGTTCAATGCCTCATTTTCACCCTGGAAATGAAAAATTAGGCAAGTTCAAAACTCAGCTAGGCCACATCACAGGGAAGAGTTAGgatggggatgcccaccattagtaTGTGAGGGCCAGTCATTTGTATCTGCCATCAAATCAACGATCGATTCATATGATGCTTCTTACTAGGATGATGTCCAAAAAACTAAGGCAGACCACATCATCTGAATTTAGAGGTTCTAGGCACTATTTTGACACTTTtcccatggtgaggcccacctgggttttggaTCTGTGTGATGTTTGGGGTCAAGATGAAACATTGGTTGGTGCAAcggatgggcggtgtagatatCATACGCATGCTGCTTGCCCTCACACAAGCAGTAGGCACCGACTCCCATCTATATCTACACAAGTCAGGCAAGAGCTTTAAATTTGCAATACTTCGAATTGggcttgaaaaaaataaaaaaacacaagtACAATTTGAGGCCGGGAGTGTCATttaattcaaagggaattcaatCTAAACGAGTGGGCCGTTTGTGATCGATTGCCATGTGTCCCTCAGGAGGTTGATTGTTTTCAATCAATGGCCATGGGGCCCTCAGGAGGCTGATCATCAATAGCCTGAAACGGTGCCTGCTTATCATTTTTGCCATTATTGGAGGAATTGTATGGTATACCATGATGAGAAaggatttgatactctggcaatgtGTGGTAGACTATACGCAGGCGCATCTTAATTACTAAGAAATTGCAACCAACtgaaattgaactgtccaaattatggtgaAAGAAAGAAGCACACCAACAGGGGGACTttcaactgagagagagagagagagagagagagagagagagagagactttggaGTAATACCTAAAACAGGTGGAGAGGATCTTTTACAGTCGGGGAGACTTTCGGGTGGGCACGGTTAAAAAATCA
This region of Magnolia sinica isolate HGM2019 chromosome 1, MsV1, whole genome shotgun sequence genomic DNA includes:
- the LOC131243081 gene encoding F-box protein At5g46170, with translation MSSPPVIRPDMNSHEKSEPSTMESEPPSPLMTDHFDRLPDSLLLLVFNKIGDVKALGRCCVVSRRFHCLVPQVDNVVVKVDCVISDDNSDTSSSPSSSSSSPTDKGKSVFSNLVRLVLMKPLQFLGQFLCPKKPISPNDVLSRPEAAGGSDVSHHSPTEVLKNFNEIRRLRIELPGGELGIDDVLLKWKADFGSTLDRCVILGASSVLAPSLAAASAAEKSTAVRDDASCGGGEDNGSIPESFYTNGELKLRVVWTISSLIAASARHYLLQQIIAEHGTLESLVLTDSDGQGVLRMDREQLEELRVKPLSASASANRTLVPALNMRLWYAPYLELPDGTVLMGATLVAIRPSEQTGRKREPLDGGCWVSSAFEEPYGTAARLLVKRRTYCLEMNSF